The Syntrophaceae bacterium genome contains a region encoding:
- a CDS encoding iron-containing alcohol dehydrogenase has product MSQIFRNVPLHNMDFQWWNPTRIIFGNGKVRDLADDLGLDWQFEGRSRACVVTDQGVKGAGLLDYLLDALKGSAIEVAAVFDRVLEEADREQVYEIAKVAADAGADFWIALGGGSVMDACKAAAVLESNGGELEDYVGLYLVPAETKPIICIPTTAGTGSEVTWGAVVMDRAQKKKLIIGDYKFIPKLAVLDPELTKSLPRHLVAATALDALTHSIGALASGDRQDLSNAIAFRAVEMIADNIEEAWHTNGENLDVRSKMLIASCMSGIAFQTALPGADHGIGHTAGALHHLHHGLAVAIANLYVMEFNMKEVPHVYATVARALGVKDDGLSDEALGMKAIEKLRDLYARVGVKFRYKDYGFPTDVATVEALIEQSMDDACMAFNPVGISRTPAFETLVRRCIGV; this is encoded by the coding sequence ATGAGCCAGATCTTCAGAAACGTCCCTTTGCACAACATGGATTTCCAGTGGTGGAATCCGACCCGGATCATCTTCGGCAACGGCAAGGTCCGCGACCTGGCCGACGATCTTGGCCTGGACTGGCAGTTTGAGGGCAGGAGCCGTGCCTGTGTCGTCACGGATCAGGGCGTCAAGGGAGCGGGGCTCCTGGACTACCTGCTGGATGCCCTGAAAGGAAGCGCGATCGAAGTGGCGGCCGTTTTCGACCGGGTGCTGGAAGAGGCGGACCGGGAGCAGGTGTATGAGATTGCAAAGGTCGCTGCGGACGCCGGGGCGGATTTCTGGATTGCCCTCGGCGGCGGATCGGTGATGGATGCCTGCAAGGCCGCCGCCGTTCTCGAATCGAACGGCGGTGAGCTGGAGGATTATGTCGGCCTGTACCTGGTCCCGGCGGAGACGAAACCGATCATCTGCATCCCCACCACCGCCGGCACCGGGTCGGAGGTGACCTGGGGGGCCGTCGTGATGGATCGGGCGCAGAAGAAGAAGCTGATCATCGGCGACTACAAGTTCATCCCCAAGCTTGCGGTGCTGGACCCGGAACTGACGAAGAGCCTGCCCCGGCATCTCGTGGCGGCCACGGCCCTGGACGCCCTGACCCATTCCATCGGGGCGCTGGCGTCCGGGGACCGGCAGGACCTGTCCAATGCCATTGCCTTCCGGGCGGTCGAGATGATCGCGGACAACATCGAGGAGGCCTGGCACACGAACGGGGAGAACCTCGATGTCCGATCCAAGATGCTCATTGCCTCCTGCATGTCGGGCATTGCCTTCCAGACCGCCCTTCCGGGGGCGGACCACGGGATCGGCCACACGGCCGGCGCCCTGCATCATCTCCATCACGGACTGGCCGTGGCGATCGCCAACCTCTACGTCATGGAATTCAACATGAAGGAGGTGCCGCACGTCTATGCCACGGTGGCGCGGGCCCTGGGCGTGAAGGACGACGGTCTGTCGGATGAAGCCCTGGGGATGAAAGCAATCGAGAAACTCAGGGACCTCTATGCCCGGGTCGGTGTGAAGTTCAGATACAAGGACTATGGGTTCCCGACGGACGTAGCGACCGTCGAGGCCCTGATCGAGCAGAGCATGGACGATGCCTGCATGGCGTTCAATCCCGTCGGCATCAGCAGGACCCCGGCCTTCGAGACCCTCGTGCGAAGGTGCATCGGGGTCTGA
- a CDS encoding aldehyde dehydrogenase family protein — translation MNNPADTSYRLFIGGEWVDGIEGRTLESRCPANGELLSTFVDAGAEDVDRAVQAARKAYENWKDVCAADRAAMLMEIAALIDAHGDHLAEIESLDTGKAIREPSWIDIPFGADQFRYMAGAVRTEEGRAVMIDQTTLSLVLREPIGVVGLIVPWNFPFALATWKLAPALAAGNTVVIKPSSETSLSLLELTKLMEQVLPPGVVNVVTGRGSTTGGSVLTHEGIRKISFTGSTEVGLTVARAAADRIIPATLELGGKSANIFFPDCNWKKAVEGAALGILFNVGQVCCAGSRVFVHEDIYDRFLADCVEAFENVILGMPWDIGTQMGCLANEAQLKKVLEYVQIGRKEGANVACGGYRVTDGDFAKGFFVKPTILADVDNGMRVAREEIFGPVVCFIKFKTEEDVIRMANESIYGLTGGVWTQDINRALRVSRAVETGRMWVNCYNLLPAHAPFGGYKQSGIGRENHIMVLDAYSQQKNIMISLSEELMGAY, via the coding sequence ATGAACAATCCGGCTGATACCAGCTACAGGCTGTTCATCGGCGGCGAGTGGGTCGACGGGATCGAAGGCAGGACGCTGGAGTCCCGCTGCCCGGCAAACGGGGAACTGCTGTCGACCTTCGTCGATGCCGGCGCCGAGGACGTGGACCGCGCCGTCCAGGCCGCCCGGAAGGCATACGAAAACTGGAAGGACGTCTGTGCGGCCGATCGGGCCGCCATGCTGATGGAGATCGCCGCGTTGATCGATGCACACGGCGACCACCTGGCGGAGATCGAGTCCCTCGACACCGGGAAGGCCATCCGCGAGCCTTCCTGGATCGACATCCCCTTCGGCGCGGACCAGTTCCGCTACATGGCCGGCGCCGTCCGGACCGAAGAGGGCCGGGCGGTCATGATCGACCAGACGACCCTGAGCCTCGTGCTCCGGGAGCCCATCGGCGTCGTGGGGCTCATCGTGCCCTGGAATTTCCCGTTCGCCCTGGCGACCTGGAAACTGGCGCCTGCGCTGGCGGCGGGGAACACCGTGGTGATCAAGCCGTCGTCGGAGACGTCCCTGAGCCTCCTGGAACTGACGAAGCTCATGGAGCAGGTCCTGCCGCCGGGGGTCGTTAACGTGGTCACCGGACGGGGATCGACGACGGGCGGTTCCGTCCTGACACACGAAGGCATCCGGAAGATCTCCTTCACCGGTTCCACCGAGGTCGGCCTTACCGTCGCCAGGGCTGCCGCGGACAGGATCATCCCAGCCACGCTCGAACTGGGCGGCAAGTCCGCCAACATCTTTTTCCCGGACTGCAACTGGAAGAAGGCGGTCGAGGGCGCGGCCCTGGGGATCCTTTTCAACGTCGGACAAGTCTGCTGCGCGGGATCGCGTGTCTTTGTGCATGAAGACATCTACGACCGCTTCCTGGCGGATTGCGTGGAGGCTTTCGAAAACGTCATTCTCGGCATGCCCTGGGACATCGGAACGCAGATGGGGTGTCTCGCCAACGAGGCTCAACTGAAGAAGGTCCTGGAGTATGTGCAAATCGGCAGGAAGGAGGGAGCGAACGTTGCCTGCGGCGGTTACCGCGTTACGGACGGGGATTTTGCGAAGGGATTTTTCGTGAAGCCGACGATCCTGGCCGACGTGGACAACGGTATGCGCGTCGCCCGGGAGGAGATCTTCGGGCCGGTGGTCTGCTTCATCAAGTTCAAGACGGAAGAAGATGTGATCCGGATGGCCAACGAGAGTATCTACGGACTGACAGGCGGCGTCTGGACCCAGGACATTAACCGGGCCCTCCGCGTGTCCAGGGCCGTCGAGACGGGGCGCATGTGGGTGAACTGCTACAACCTGCTGCCGGCCCACGCTCCCTTCGGGGGCTACAAGCAGTCGGGCATCGGGCGCGAAAACCACATCATGGTTCTCGATGCGTACTCCCAGCAGAAAAACATCATGATCAGCCTCAGCGAGGAGTTGATGGGGGCGTATTGA